Proteins co-encoded in one Trueperella abortisuis genomic window:
- the dnaG gene encoding DNA primase, with protein MAGLIKRESIDEVRYRARIEDVVAQYVTLKSAGVGSMKGLCPFHDEKTPSFNVRPHVGRWHCFGCGEGGDAISFIEKIEHISFVEAVEYLAEKFGVSLQYEEGAPAPRGPRDVTRSRLIDAHRVAEDFYVKQLHTPEGAQARALLEGRGFDAEAIAYFRVGYSPNSWDAILSELRRKGFTEKEIAASGLVTAGSRGHYDRFRNRVMWPIHSITGEPIGFGARKLGDEEGPKYLNTPETMIYKKSQVLYGLDLAKKDIAKDRRIVVVEGYTDVMAAHLAGVPNAVATCGTAFGEEHVKIVRRLLGDSANPAAGVILASGRAFGGEVIFTFDGDEAGQKAALRAFREDQSFGAQTFVAVSPNGLDPCDYRLAYGDEALRAMIDGREPLFAFVLRSLLAGLPLNTAEGRTAGLRATAPVVASIRDRVLRGEYVRELAGYLGMDERQVAHGVRYAARAPIPDHAQEPVAPMPSALPPRNQIRDPLERIERQALEVMLQLPGLARVANAQDLPARTFTVPTHQAVHDAIRAAGGVDIYHKHLDQLQAQGDPMPEERATAWYVDQVMEHADGVVAQAVTQLSVEPLPEIGDQWPYVRGIMMSLIRQGITRQIAEIRGQMRRTAPDSPDQDVLFGRLLELENQRRAFDETDT; from the coding sequence GTGGCTGGGCTGATTAAACGGGAGAGTATCGATGAGGTGCGCTATCGCGCGCGCATCGAAGACGTCGTCGCCCAATACGTGACGCTCAAGAGCGCCGGGGTGGGCTCGATGAAGGGCCTGTGTCCGTTTCACGACGAGAAGACCCCCTCCTTCAACGTCCGCCCGCACGTGGGGCGCTGGCACTGCTTCGGCTGCGGCGAGGGAGGGGACGCGATCTCCTTCATCGAGAAGATCGAACATATCTCCTTCGTGGAGGCGGTCGAATACCTCGCGGAGAAGTTCGGCGTGAGCCTGCAATACGAGGAGGGCGCGCCAGCTCCGCGCGGTCCGCGTGACGTCACCCGTTCCCGGCTCATTGACGCACATCGGGTGGCCGAAGACTTCTACGTCAAGCAGCTCCATACGCCCGAGGGGGCCCAGGCTCGAGCCCTCCTCGAGGGGCGCGGCTTCGACGCCGAGGCCATCGCCTACTTCCGCGTCGGGTACTCGCCGAACTCCTGGGACGCCATACTCTCCGAGCTGCGACGCAAGGGCTTTACGGAGAAGGAGATCGCGGCGTCGGGGTTGGTCACAGCCGGAAGCCGCGGCCATTACGATCGTTTCCGCAACCGGGTGATGTGGCCGATCCACTCCATTACGGGTGAACCAATCGGGTTCGGTGCCCGCAAGCTCGGTGACGAGGAGGGGCCAAAGTACCTCAACACCCCCGAGACGATGATCTACAAGAAGTCCCAGGTGCTCTACGGCTTGGACCTGGCGAAGAAGGATATCGCCAAGGACCGGCGCATCGTGGTGGTCGAGGGCTACACCGACGTCATGGCGGCTCACCTCGCCGGGGTGCCCAACGCCGTCGCCACCTGCGGAACCGCCTTTGGCGAGGAACACGTCAAAATCGTGCGTCGGCTATTGGGGGACTCGGCCAACCCCGCCGCGGGCGTCATCCTTGCTTCGGGGCGGGCATTCGGCGGCGAGGTCATCTTCACCTTCGACGGTGACGAGGCGGGCCAAAAGGCGGCCCTGCGCGCCTTCCGCGAGGACCAGAGCTTCGGCGCGCAGACATTCGTGGCCGTCTCCCCGAACGGGCTCGACCCGTGCGACTACCGCCTCGCCTACGGGGACGAGGCGCTGAGAGCCATGATCGACGGGCGTGAGCCGCTGTTCGCGTTCGTATTGCGCTCCCTGCTTGCCGGCCTGCCGCTGAACACCGCCGAGGGCCGCACTGCCGGCCTGCGCGCAACGGCACCCGTGGTCGCCTCGATCCGGGACAGGGTGTTGCGCGGGGAGTACGTGCGCGAGCTGGCCGGCTACCTCGGGATGGACGAGCGGCAAGTCGCACACGGGGTGCGATATGCGGCGCGAGCACCGATCCCGGATCACGCGCAGGAGCCGGTCGCGCCGATGCCGAGTGCGCTACCCCCACGCAACCAGATCCGCGACCCGCTCGAGAGGATCGAGCGTCAGGCTCTCGAGGTGATGCTTCAGCTGCCCGGGCTGGCGCGGGTGGCCAACGCCCAGGACCTGCCGGCTCGCACCTTCACCGTTCCCACCCACCAGGCGGTTCACGACGCGATCAGGGCGGCGGGCGGCGTCGACATCTATCACAAGCACCTCGACCAGCTGCAGGCACAGGGCGACCCAATGCCCGAGGAGCGGGCCACGGCGTGGTACGTGGACCAGGTGATGGAGCACGCCGACGGAGTCGTAGCGCAAGCCGTCACCCAGTTGTCCGTGGAGCCGCTGCCCGAGATCGGCGATCAGTGGCCGTATGTGCGCGGCATCATGATGTCGCTCATCCGCCAGGGGATCACGCGGCAGATCGCGGAGATTCGCGGCCAGATGCGCAGAACCGCCCCTGACTCTCCCGACCAGGACGTGCTATTTGGCCGTTTGCTTGAGCTGGAGAATCAAAGGCGGGCCTTCGACGAAACCGACACCTAG
- a CDS encoding DUF6457 domain-containing protein, with translation MTDEATKMAIMAKWLDAVAEEIDADSAPVTAHRDELLDLVSTIAHGPSRPGAPMTLFLLGMRAGQGEDVSELVAKVEALAGRYKG, from the coding sequence ATGACTGACGAAGCAACCAAGATGGCGATCATGGCGAAGTGGCTCGACGCCGTCGCCGAAGAGATCGACGCCGACTCCGCGCCTGTCACCGCCCACCGCGACGAACTGCTCGACCTGGTGAGCACGATCGCGCATGGGCCCTCCCGCCCCGGCGCGCCCATGACGCTGTTCCTGCTCGGCATGCGCGCGGGCCAGGGCGAGGACGTGAGCGAGCTCGTCGCCAAGGTCGAGGCCCTCGCCGGCAGGTACAAGGGCTAA
- the tatC gene encoding twin-arginine translocase subunit TatC produces MSARKRNNPERIMPVREHLRELRRRLIWSLLGIGLGSIAGWYLYAPVMDYITAPLNAITKQEALLNFDTIGAAFDLKLRVSIWIGTIVTSPWWVYQIFAFIAPGLKRREKIHVLIFGFVGVVLFAAGVLSGMRMAPMAVDILTSFNPENSASLLRATTYVAFYMRLVMAFGLSFLAPEVLVALNFLGILGWKPMLRHWRWAVVLCFVFAAIANPLPSPWPMTIQAFVLIGLYLLAVLISLIHDKHRDKRQKKERTNHD; encoded by the coding sequence GTGAGTGCCCGAAAGCGCAACAATCCCGAACGGATCATGCCGGTTCGTGAGCACCTGCGGGAGCTACGCCGGCGGCTCATATGGTCACTACTCGGGATTGGGCTTGGGTCCATCGCCGGCTGGTACCTCTACGCGCCGGTCATGGACTACATCACCGCGCCTCTGAACGCGATCACCAAGCAGGAGGCGTTGCTCAACTTCGACACGATCGGCGCGGCATTCGATCTGAAGCTGAGGGTGTCGATCTGGATCGGAACCATCGTCACGAGCCCGTGGTGGGTTTACCAGATCTTCGCCTTCATCGCCCCCGGCCTCAAGCGCCGAGAGAAGATCCACGTCCTCATCTTCGGGTTTGTGGGGGTCGTTCTCTTCGCCGCCGGCGTGCTCTCCGGGATGCGGATGGCCCCCATGGCGGTGGACATCCTCACCAGTTTCAACCCAGAAAACTCGGCAAGCCTCTTGCGTGCCACCACCTACGTGGCGTTCTACATGCGCCTGGTCATGGCCTTCGGGCTGTCGTTTCTCGCGCCGGAGGTGCTGGTGGCGCTCAACTTCCTCGGGATCCTGGGGTGGAAGCCGATGTTGCGTCACTGGCGCTGGGCAGTCGTGCTCTGTTTCGTCTTCGCCGCCATCGCCAACCCGCTCCCATCGCCCTGGCCGATGACGATCCAGGCGTTTGTCCTCATCGGGCTCTACCTCCTCGCCGTGCTTATTTCCCTCATCCATGACAAGCACCGCGACAAACGGCAAAAGAAAGAAAGGACCAATCATGACTGA
- a CDS encoding twin-arginine translocase TatA/TatE family subunit has translation MKPSHIIILVIVLLIIFGTAKLPDIARSLGQSAKVMKKELRELQDDPKQIPPQGQPYPQPSQAPYAQPGQAPQQGGYVPGEQIPGQALPQQPYPQQPYPQQPYPQTPPNPNGDGQADNQQHQ, from the coding sequence ATGAAGCCGTCGCACATCATCATCCTTGTTATCGTCCTGCTCATCATCTTCGGAACCGCCAAGTTGCCCGACATCGCCCGTTCGCTCGGCCAGTCGGCGAAGGTGATGAAGAAGGAGCTACGCGAGCTGCAAGACGACCCCAAGCAGATCCCGCCCCAGGGTCAACCCTATCCGCAGCCCAGCCAGGCACCCTACGCGCAGCCCGGCCAGGCGCCTCAGCAGGGTGGATACGTCCCGGGTGAGCAGATTCCGGGCCAGGCACTACCCCAGCAGCCTTACCCCCAGCAGCCTTACCCCCAGCAGCCTTACCCCCAGACCCCGCCCAACCCCAACGGTGACGGCCAGGCGGATAACCAGCAGCATCAGTGA
- a CDS encoding Sec-independent protein translocase family protein: MEFFGISGGEFFIILIVAVIVLGPEAIISALRGLRKAVDAAKGFSARVREETTADLQGAGLADLDLSALDMRDLDPRQMIREAVHEEMEAWMKQTNALNHKKN; this comes from the coding sequence ATGGAGTTTTTCGGGATTTCTGGAGGGGAGTTCTTCATCATCCTGATCGTGGCCGTGATCGTGCTCGGCCCCGAGGCGATCATCAGTGCCCTGCGCGGACTGCGCAAGGCCGTCGACGCGGCCAAGGGCTTTTCGGCCAGGGTGCGCGAGGAGACGACGGCGGACCTGCAAGGAGCGGGCCTTGCCGACCTCGACCTATCCGCACTCGACATGCGCGACCTCGACCCCCGCCAAATGATCCGCGAAGCCGTCCACGAGGAAATGGAAGCCTGGATGAAGCAGACCAACGCACTGAATCACAAAAAGAACTGA